The following coding sequences lie in one Cannabis sativa cultivar Pink pepper isolate KNU-18-1 chromosome 5, ASM2916894v1, whole genome shotgun sequence genomic window:
- the LOC133038080 gene encoding uncharacterized protein LOC133038080, whose amino-acid sequence MIVISWNGRGLSNPRAVRQLRLLISQTSPDVIFIMESKLSVGSITKFRNILKFPNGVEVPRVGLSGGLLFLWKSDVNVTILNYGKNFVDCYMSLSDGPSWHFSGFYGDPCVSQRNLTWQLLTKLKDTAPLLPWLVLGDFNETISHSDKFGGPMKPEVEIDAFRKAVDLCGLQELNFEGERLTWHNKNTRGVNVKEHLDYGFVNSARIDNFSSPVLSHLDFFQSDHRALKATISLTLDNPPPKFKSRFRFEKLWLQEDACSSIIAANCIQTGSEPALQILDNFQSCATKLQAWHRSKFGDLPKKIRLSQEKVTALNNSLDTSTTHFDDLKQSENVLDDLLSQEEAYWQQRSRSSWLKSGDSNTRYFHQKATTRRNTNNIKSLTDDNGIVHTSHSGLCGVIESYFQNIFTTDGVDREAVHRVISTIPCSITAEMNADLSKPFSATEVYNALTSMVDDNSPGLDGMSVMFYTNYWHIVGNLVTAAVLKVLNEGASPASFNQTLITLIPKVKKPSTMSQLRPISLCNVLYKLVSKSIVLRLKPFLSLVILESQSAFLESQLITDNVLIAFELLHSLKHLKRGKQGYAAIKLDMSKAFDRVEWHFLQSMLTAIVKPA is encoded by the coding sequence TTACTAAATTtcgtaatattttaaaattcccTAATGGTGTAGAAGTCCCTAGAGTAGGTCTTAGTGGTggtcttctttttctttggaAATCTGATGTAAATGTAACTATTCTTAATTATGGTAAAAACTTTGTTGATTGTTATATGTCGCTCTCTGATGGCCCTTCTTGGCACTTCTCTGGCTTTTATGGTGATCCTTGTGTCTCTCAAAGGAACCTTACTTGGCAATTATTAACAAAGCTCAAGGATACTGCCCCCTTATTGCCATGGCTTGTACTGGGTGACTTTAATGAAACCATTTCTCACTCAGATAAATTTGGTGGTCCTATGAAACCTGAAGTGGAAATAGATGCCTTTCGTAAGGCTGTGGATCTCTGTGGTCTACAAGAATTAAACTTTGAGGGTGAAAGATTAACCTGGCACAACAAAAACACACGTGGTGTTAATGTGAAAGAGCATTTGGACTATGGCTTTGTCAACTCTGCCAGGATCGATAATTTTTCCTCGCCTGTTCTTTCTCACTTGGATTTTTTTCAATCTGATCATAGAGCTTTGAAGGCAACAATCTCACTTACTTTGGACAACCCTCCACCAAAGTTTAAATCTCGGTTTAGATTTGAAAAACTATGGTTGCAGGAAGATGCTTGTTCATCTATTATTGCTGCAAATTGTATTCAAACTGGCTCAGAACCTGCATTGCAAATCTTGGATAATTTCCAATCCTGTGCAACTAAGTTACAAGCATGGCATCGATCAAAATTTGGAGACTTGCCTAAAAAAATCAGACTCTCCCAAGAAAAAGTGACAGCGTTAAACAATTCTTTAGATACATCTACTACTCACTTTGATGACCTGAAACAAAGTGAAAATGTGTTGGACGATCTTCTGTCTCAAGAAGAAGCCTACTGGCAGCAACGTTCTCGTTCCTCTTGGCTGAAATCGGGTGACTCTAACACTCGATATTTTCATCAAAAAGCGACCACAAGGAGGAATACAAATAATATCAAATCCCTCACAGATGATAATGGTATTGTGCACACTTCTCACTCTGGTTTGTGTGGTGTCATTGagagttattttcaaaatatattcactACTGATGGTGTTGATCGAGAAGCAGTTCACAGAGTTATTTCCACTATTCCTTGCTCTATAACAGCTGAGATGAATGCTGATTTAAGCAAACCTTTTTCTGCTACTGAAGTTTACAATGCTCTCACATCAATGGTGGATGATAACAGTCCTGGTTTGGACGGTATGTCTGTGATGTTTTATACTAACTATTGGCACATAGTTGGGAACTTGGTTACTGCAGCAGTGTTAAAAGTGCTTAATGAGGGTGCGAGTCCTGCTAGCTTTAATCAAACTCTTATTACACTGATTCCGAAAGTTAAAAAGCCTTCTACCATGTCGCAGTTGAGACCTATCAGTCTTTGCAATGTGTTATACAAGCTGGTTTCGAAATCAATTGTGCTTCGTTTGAAGCCTTTCCTATCCTTAGTCATATTAGAATCTCAAAGTGCTTTTCTTGAATCTCAGCTTATCACTGATAATGTTCTGATTGCTTTTGAGTTATTACATTCTCTAAAGCATTTAAAGAGAGGGAAACAAGGATATGCAGCTATTAAACTCGATATGAGTAAGGCGTTTGACAGAGTTGAATGGCACTTTTTGCAAAGTATGTTGACGgctattgtaaagcccgcttag